A DNA window from Candidatus Polarisedimenticolia bacterium contains the following coding sequences:
- a CDS encoding N-acetylmuramoyl-L-alanine amidase — MLHRTLLVVLALMILSPAPPREEATAPAATQPTAGGPSLQLPESLRTFEVSPEIRIYLSVENSLFLEVLRPSGETDESVARKVLRDPARWEALKAFNPEPAAPGKRYVMIPYEDLQDSYKLLTMVRLFPEDRLEGDFWLHPVGKGRIPTAAESLWHIALWLTGDGKNFEAIAEMNDLKDLTPVAGEVLRIHVSLLLPFLTAPPPLEVGDLRFGRDDQGDYAAYRLKKGEAIYSAVVVRFTGLLDPDDVNQAASRVALRSGIDDVRTMAVGAEVKIPRDMVLPEFLPPADPRRIELELSRREVERFKNQAVSRHLEGVTVILDSGHGGRDIGAARNGVWESDYVYDVMCRVKARLEKTTAAQVLVTIKDAQYGYRIFETRKIPLNQNESILTTPPLKLDSSAPNEVGVNLRWYLANSYFRSLARKGVDADKVVFASIHADSLHPSLRGSMIYVPGEGYRGHTYGFRGAVYHARKEVREQPFVSFTREQRQRSEGLSREFSTNLLRALKQRGVRIHPYEPVRDRIIRRTRPWVPAVLRCNQVSVQILLEVCNINNPEDARLLTDPQFRQKIADAFVDALLAYYA, encoded by the coding sequence ACCGCTCCGGCCGCGACGCAGCCCACCGCCGGCGGTCCCTCCCTGCAGCTGCCCGAGAGCCTGCGCACTTTCGAGGTCAGCCCCGAGATACGCATCTACCTCAGCGTCGAGAACTCGCTGTTCCTCGAGGTCCTGCGGCCGAGCGGGGAGACCGACGAGTCGGTGGCCCGCAAGGTGCTGCGCGACCCGGCGCGCTGGGAGGCCCTCAAGGCGTTCAACCCGGAGCCCGCCGCCCCCGGCAAGCGCTACGTAATGATCCCTTACGAGGACCTGCAGGACAGCTACAAGCTGCTGACGATGGTGCGGCTGTTCCCCGAGGATCGTCTGGAAGGCGACTTCTGGCTGCATCCCGTCGGCAAGGGGCGCATCCCGACGGCCGCGGAGAGCCTCTGGCACATCGCCCTCTGGCTGACCGGCGACGGGAAGAACTTCGAGGCGATCGCCGAGATGAACGACCTGAAGGACCTGACCCCCGTCGCCGGAGAGGTCCTGCGCATCCATGTCTCGCTGCTGCTCCCCTTCCTCACGGCGCCGCCGCCCCTGGAGGTGGGCGACCTGCGCTTCGGCCGGGACGATCAGGGCGACTACGCCGCCTACCGCCTCAAGAAAGGCGAGGCGATCTACTCGGCGGTCGTCGTCCGCTTCACCGGGCTGCTGGACCCCGACGACGTGAACCAGGCGGCCAGCCGCGTGGCGCTGCGCAGCGGCATCGACGACGTGCGCACCATGGCGGTCGGGGCCGAGGTCAAGATTCCGCGTGACATGGTGCTCCCCGAGTTCCTCCCCCCCGCGGATCCCCGGCGGATCGAGCTCGAGCTGAGCCGGCGCGAGGTCGAGCGCTTCAAGAACCAGGCGGTCAGCCGCCACCTCGAGGGAGTGACGGTGATCCTCGATTCCGGCCATGGTGGGCGCGACATCGGCGCGGCGCGCAACGGTGTCTGGGAGAGCGACTATGTCTACGACGTGATGTGCCGGGTGAAGGCGCGGCTGGAGAAGACCACGGCGGCGCAGGTGCTCGTGACGATCAAGGACGCCCAGTACGGCTACCGCATCTTCGAGACGCGCAAGATCCCGCTCAACCAGAACGAATCGATCCTCACCACGCCACCGTTGAAGCTGGATTCCTCGGCCCCCAACGAGGTGGGGGTGAACCTGCGCTGGTACCTGGCGAATTCCTACTTCCGCAGCCTGGCGCGCAAGGGGGTGGACGCCGACAAGGTGGTGTTCGCGTCGATCCACGCCGACTCGCTGCATCCCAGCCTGCGCGGCTCGATGATCTACGTGCCCGGCGAGGGGTACCGCGGCCACACCTACGGCTTTCGCGGCGCGGTCTACCACGCCCGCAAGGAGGTGCGCGAGCAGCCCTTCGTCTCCTTCACGCGCGAGCAGCGGCAGCGCTCCGAGGGATTGTCGCGCGAGTTCTCCACCAACCTGCTGCGCGCGCTCAAACAGCGGGGCGTGCGCATCCACCCCTACGAGCCGGTGCGCGACCGGATCATCCGCCGCACCCGTCCCTGGGTCCCGGCGGTGCTGCGCTGCAACCAGGTCTCGGTCCAGATCCTTCTCGAGGTGTGCAACATCAACAATCCCGAAGACGCGCGGCTGCTCACCGATCCGCAGTTCCGGCAGAAGATCGCGGACGCCTTCGTGGATGCGCTGCTGGCCTATTACGCTTAG